From Dasypus novemcinctus isolate mDasNov1 chromosome 19, mDasNov1.1.hap2, whole genome shotgun sequence, a single genomic window includes:
- the FSTL3 gene encoding follistatin-related protein 3 encodes MGPRGPGPLWPLPWGALAWVVGFVGAAEPAQGGVCWLQQGREPTCNLVLRTDVSRAECCASGSLDTAWSNLTQPGNKISLLGFLGLVHCLPCRDSCEGVECGPGKACRMLGGRPRCECAPDCAGLPARLQVCGSDGATYRDECELRAARCRGHPDLRVMYRGGCRKSCAHVVCPRPQSCVVDQTGSAHCVVCRAAPCPAPLGPGQALCGNNNVTYVSSCHLRQATCFLGRSIGVRHAGSCAGSPQLPEAESEEENFL; translated from the exons ATGGGTCCTCGGGGGCCGGGGCCGCTGTGGCCGCTGCCCTGGGGGGCCCTGGCTTGGGTCGTGGGCTTCGTGGGCGCCGCCGAGCCCGCGCAGG GAGGGGTCTGCTGGCTCCAGCAGGGCCGAGAGCCCACCTGCAACCTGGTGCTGAGGACCGACGTGAGCCGGGCCGAGTGCTGCGCCTCGGGCAGCCTGGACACCGCCTGGTCCAACCTCACCCAGCCTGGAAACAAGATCAGCCTCCTCGGCTTCCTGGGCCTGGTGCACTGCCTGCCCTGCAGAG ATTCCTGCGAGGGCGTGGAGTGCGGCCCGGGCAAGGCGTGCCGCATGCTGGGGGGCCGCCCGCGCTGCGAGTGCGCCCCCGACTGCGCGGGGCTCCCGGCGCGCCTGCAGGTCTGCGGCTCGGACGGCGCCACCTACCGCGACGAGTGCGAGCTGCGCGCCGCGCGCTGCCGCGGCCACCCGGACCTGCGCGTCATGTACCGAGGCGGCTGCCGCA AGTCGTGCGCGCACGTGGTGTGCCCGCGGCCGCAGTCGTGCGTGGTGGACCAGACGGGCAGCGCGCACTGCGTGGTGTGTCGCGCGGCGCCGTGCCCCGCGCCGCTCGGGCCCGGCCAGGCGCTGTGCGGGAACAACAACGTCACCTACGTGTCCTCGTGCCACCTGCGCCAGGCCACCTGCTTCCTGGGCCGCTCCATCGGCGTGCGCCACGCGGGCAGCTGCGCAG GCTCCCCGCAGCTGCCGGAAGCGGAGTCCGAGGAGGAGAACTTCCTCTGA
- the PRSS57 gene encoding serine protease 57, which translates to MPGAATPAVLLACAVALGAPAFAGTLRGGIVGGREVAPHSRPYVASLQRGREHVCGGVLVRARWVLTAAHCEVAGNLGAFRVVLGAHGLRAPEPTQQAFALARAVPYPLYDAQRDTHDLQLLKLNASARLTPAVRPIGLPGRNRALRPGLLCHVTGWGDTTGRHTRPAALMEAAVVIRARDACNASWRGALTRDMLCASADAGGLRGVCAGDSGGPLLCRGRLQGLVSFSSSLCGDPHFPDVYTRVSTFVSWIRDVLQHF; encoded by the exons ATGCCAGGAGCCGCCACCCCCGCCGTCCTCCTGGCCTGCGCCGTGGCCCTGGGAGCCCCTGCCTTCGCAG GGACGCTGCGAGGCGGGATCGTGGGGGGCCGAGAGGTGGCGCCGCACTCGCGGCCCTACGTGGCGTCGCTGCAGCGCGGCCGGGAGCACGTGTGCGGCGGGGTCCTGGTGCGCGCGCGCTGGGTGCTGACGGCCGCGCACTGCGAGGTGGCGGG GAACCTCGGCGCCTTCCGCGTGGTCCTGGGCGCCCACGGCCTGCGCGCCCCCGAGCCCACCCAGCAGGCCTTCGCCCTGGCGCGCGCCGTGCCCTACCCGCTGTACGACGCGCAGAGGGACACCCACGACCTGCAGCTGCTCAAG CTCAACGCCTCGGCGCGGCTCACCCCCGCGGTCCGCCCCATCGGCTTGCCGGGCCGGAACCGCGCGCTGCGCCCGGGGCTGCTGTGCCACGTGACGGGCTGGGGCGACACCACGGGCCGGCACACGCGGCCGGCAGCCCTGATGGAGGCCGCCGTGGTCATCCGGGCCCGGGACGCCTGCAACGCCTCGTGGAGGGGCGCCCTGACGCGCGACATGCTCTGCGCCTCGGCGGACGCCGGGGGCCTCCGGGGCGTGTGCGCG GGTGATTCGGGGGGCCCCCTCCTCTGCAGGGGCCGGCTGCAGGGCCTGGTGTCCTTCTCCTCCTCGCTGTGCGGGGACCCCCACTTCCCCGATGTCTACACCCGCGTCTCCACCTTCGTGTCCTGGATCCGAGACGTGCTGCAGCACTTTTGA
- the LOC131274497 gene encoding serine protease 57-like, producing the protein MGRREGGWARLLLTTAAAALVLPVKSPGSWGARIIGGREVAPHSRPYMASVRFEGQHHCGGFLLRARWVVSAAHCFSNRDPLTGLVVLGAHALRSPEPTQQVLGIAAAVSHPDYQPETHSNDICLLRLNASAALGPAVGLLGLPRRGARPPRAGARCRVDGWGALSDFEEPPPGLMEAEVRVLDTDVCNGSWGGRLGPAVLCTRSVDRRRRGFCSADSGGPLVCGSRAHGLVSFSGLWCGDPKTPDVYTQVSAFVSWIWDVVRRRPGPPPGRPGAPSGAAA; encoded by the exons ATGGGGCGCCGGGAGGGCGGCTGGGCCCGCCTGCTGCTGACCACAGCCGCCGCTGCCCTCGTGCTGCCCGTGAAGAGCCCCG GCTCCTGGGGGGCCCGCATCATCGGGGGTCGCGAGGTGGCCCCCCACTCGCGGCCCTACATGGCGTCCGTGCGCTTCGAGGGCCAGCACCACTGCGGCGGCTTCCTGCTGCGCGCCCGCTGGGTGGTCTCGGCCGCCCACTGCTTCAGCAACAG GGACCCCCTCACGGGCCTGGTGGTGCTGGGGGCCCACGCCCTGCGCAGCCCGGAACCCACCCAGCAGGTGCTGGGCATCGCCGCCGCCGTCAGCCACCCCGACTACCAGCCCGAGACCCACAGCAACGACATCTGCCTGCTGCGG CTGAACGCCTCGGCCGCGCTGGGCCCGGCGGTGGGGCTGCTGGGGCTGCCGCGCAGGGGCGCCCGCCCGCCGCGGGCCGGGGCGCGGTGCCGAGTGGACGGCTGGGGCGCCCTGTCGGACTTCGAGGAGCCGCCACCGGGGCTGATGGAGGCCGAGGTCCGCGTGCTGGACACGGACGTCTGCAACGGCTCCTGGGGCGGCCGGCTGGGCCCCGCCGTGCTCTGCACCCGCAGCGTGGACCGCCGGCGCCGCGGCTTCTGCTCG GCCGACTCGGGGGGCCCCCTCGTGTGTGGGAGCCGCGCCCACGGCCTCGTCTCCTTCTCGGGCCTGTGGTGTGGGGACCCCAAGACGCCCGACGTGTACACACAGGTGTCCGCCTTCGTGTCCTGGATCTGGGACGTGGTTCGGCgccgccccggccccccgcccggCCGCCCGGGGGCCCCCTCGGGGGCTGCCGCCTGA